A region of Caldicoprobacter guelmensis DNA encodes the following proteins:
- the hisD gene encoding histidinol dehydrogenase translates to MIRLIDGRGKDTTWVASKLNRRWQVSFENKREIVSKILSAVQQRGDEAVLEFTAQFDGVHYASAQEMLVSQEEIQEAYSKVDDHFLRILKQAKDNIWKFHSKQLENSWTVFDENGIMLGQRVMPLERVGVYVPGGRAAYPSSVLMNVIPAKVAGVSDIVMVTPPAKDKKVNPHTVVAACEAGCSRIFKIGGAQAIAALAFGTATIPKVDKIVGPGNIYVALAKKEVYGYVDIDMIAGPSEVMVLADSSANPVLVAADLMSQAEHDPMASAILVTTSFELASHVLEELQRQVEGLATRDVIRVSLRDFGALIVVDSIQQAIELANAIAPEHLELAVHNPFEILGSIKHAGSIFLGHYTPEPVGDYMAGPNHVLPTGGTARFFSPLGVYDFVKKSNVIFYTEKALKAVAHDVIEFANREGLVAHANSIKVRLKDNG, encoded by the coding sequence ATGATAAGATTAATTGATGGAAGAGGCAAGGATACCACTTGGGTAGCGAGCAAGCTCAACCGTCGCTGGCAAGTATCTTTTGAGAACAAAAGGGAGATTGTCTCTAAAATACTTTCAGCTGTCCAGCAACGGGGTGATGAAGCGGTATTGGAATTTACCGCTCAGTTTGATGGAGTGCATTATGCTAGCGCACAAGAGATGCTTGTATCCCAAGAGGAGATCCAAGAAGCATATTCAAAAGTAGACGACCATTTTCTAAGAATACTTAAACAGGCCAAAGACAATATTTGGAAATTTCACAGCAAACAGCTTGAAAATTCCTGGACAGTATTCGATGAAAATGGCATAATGTTGGGGCAGCGTGTAATGCCCTTGGAGCGGGTTGGAGTCTATGTACCAGGAGGGCGTGCAGCTTATCCCTCGTCAGTGTTAATGAATGTGATCCCCGCCAAAGTGGCAGGTGTGTCGGATATCGTCATGGTCACACCACCCGCGAAGGATAAAAAGGTAAACCCTCATACCGTGGTAGCAGCCTGTGAAGCGGGGTGCAGCAGAATATTTAAGATAGGAGGGGCACAGGCCATAGCAGCATTGGCTTTCGGTACTGCCACCATACCCAAGGTGGACAAGATAGTAGGGCCGGGTAACATTTATGTGGCTCTGGCGAAAAAAGAGGTATACGGCTATGTGGACATCGATATGATAGCCGGCCCCAGCGAAGTAATGGTGCTAGCTGATTCTTCTGCTAATCCGGTTCTTGTGGCGGCTGACCTCATGTCACAGGCCGAACACGATCCAATGGCTTCTGCGATTCTTGTAACCACATCTTTTGAGTTGGCAAGCCATGTGCTTGAAGAACTGCAGAGACAGGTTGAGGGTTTAGCAACGAGGGATGTTATACGGGTTTCGTTGAGGGATTTTGGAGCCCTTATTGTAGTGGATTCTATCCAGCAAGCTATAGAGCTTGCAAACGCCATCGCTCCAGAGCACTTGGAGTTGGCCGTACACAACCCCTTTGAGATTCTGGGGTCCATCAAACATGCGGGTTCCATATTCCTAGGGCATTATACTCCTGAACCAGTGGGGGATTATATGGCTGGGCCTAACCATGTGCTTCCTACCGGGGGTACGGCGCGTTTCTTCTCCCCCCTGGGAGTGTACGATTTTGTGAAGAAATCCAATGTAATATTTTATACTGAAAAAGCGTTAAAAGCCGTGGCTCATGATGTCATAGAGTTTGCAAACAGGGAAGGTTTAGTTGCTCATGCAAATTCCATAAAAGTGAGGTTAAAAGATAATGGCTGA
- a CDS encoding FadR/GntR family transcriptional regulator: MKPLERISRTEKIVNSLKEYIVSGEFKIGDKFLTEMEISKQLNVGRSTVREALRVLQTMGYIELRPGRGAFVLKTREDEIGNIVNWFTEHGVEIMDFMEVRMSIETLAVRLAAERRTEEHLKEMEELYNEFEQEIKDKKDAVKLALLDEAFHNSIARASNNKLLVSISEKVARAFGDYRRMAFSVTENAIHALEPHKEIMEGIKEKDVKKAESAMVRHLEISLEDIKKVMRANS; encoded by the coding sequence ATGAAGCCACTTGAAAGAATTTCTAGAACGGAAAAGATTGTAAATAGTTTGAAAGAATATATTGTTTCAGGAGAATTCAAAATTGGAGATAAATTCCTAACAGAAATGGAAATAAGTAAACAATTAAATGTAGGTCGTTCCACTGTGAGAGAAGCTCTAAGGGTTCTTCAAACAATGGGATATATCGAATTAAGACCGGGACGAGGTGCTTTTGTCCTTAAGACGAGAGAAGATGAGATAGGTAATATAGTAAATTGGTTTACTGAACATGGTGTGGAAATCATGGATTTTATGGAAGTGCGAATGTCTATTGAAACACTGGCTGTTAGGTTGGCTGCTGAAAGAAGAACAGAAGAACATTTAAAAGAAATGGAGGAGTTATATAATGAATTTGAACAGGAAATAAAAGACAAGAAAGATGCAGTAAAGTTAGCATTGCTAGATGAAGCTTTCCATAACTCTATAGCAAGAGCGTCAAATAATAAATTGTTGGTAAGTATTAGCGAAAAGGTGGCAAGAGCTTTTGGTGATTACAGGAGAATGGCTTTTTCTGTTACTGAAAATGCCATCCATGCGCTTGAGCCGCATAAAGAAATAATGGAAGGGATAAAGGAAAAGGATGTTAAAAAAGCTGAAAGTGCGATGGTAAGACATTTGGAAATATCTTTAGAAGATATAAAAAAAGTAATGAGGGCGAATTCATGA
- the hisB gene encoding imidazoleglycerol-phosphate dehydratase HisB, giving the protein MDQRIGRAERHSMETSVRVEINLEGQGQARIDTGIGFFDHMLNILAGHSGFDLTVECHGDLNVDGHHTVEDVGIVLGRAFAQALGDKKGICRYGTSFIPMDESLAMVSLDISGRPYLHWDIPPIAPMVGNFDTQLAEEFFRAFSSQCGVTLHIRVLYGKNAHHMLEAVFKAFARALRQAVSIEKGVDKVPSTKGIID; this is encoded by the coding sequence ATGGATCAAAGGATAGGCAGAGCAGAAAGGCATTCGATGGAAACAAGTGTAAGGGTGGAGATAAACCTGGAAGGCCAGGGACAAGCTCGGATAGATACCGGTATCGGATTTTTTGACCACATGCTCAACATCCTAGCAGGGCACAGCGGCTTTGACCTTACTGTGGAATGTCACGGTGACTTAAATGTTGACGGCCATCACACGGTAGAGGATGTGGGTATCGTCTTGGGGAGAGCTTTTGCGCAGGCCCTTGGGGACAAAAAAGGAATATGCCGTTACGGGACGTCTTTTATACCCATGGATGAGTCGCTGGCCATGGTAAGCCTGGATATAAGTGGTAGGCCGTATCTGCATTGGGATATACCGCCGATTGCTCCTATGGTAGGAAATTTTGACACCCAGCTTGCTGAGGAATTTTTCAGGGCTTTCTCCAGCCAATGTGGAGTTACGCTACATATAAGGGTTTTGTACGGCAAAAATGCCCATCACATGCTGGAAGCCGTCTTTAAAGCTTTTGCCCGGGCCTTACGTCAGGCGGTGAGTATAGAAAAAGGGGTGGATAAAGTTCCTTCTACCAAAGGAATAATTGATTGA
- the hisA gene encoding 1-(5-phosphoribosyl)-5-[(5-phosphoribosylamino)methylideneamino]imidazole-4-carboxamide isomerase, whose protein sequence is MIIYPAIDIKEGKCVRLRQGRMDQQTVYSENPVEVALQWKARGARFLHVVDLDGAFQGHSQNEGVIKEIVKRTGIPVQVGGGIRSMERIAFLLEEIGVARVILGTIAIEDPALIEQAVKRFGTSIAIGIDAKNNRVVTRGWVNESDVTPVELGKKVKEMGVETVVYTDVLRDGTLEGPNISSTREMVEKTGLSIIASGGVSSLEHIVQLKSIGVAGVIVGKALYSGNINLKQALELE, encoded by the coding sequence ATGATAATATATCCGGCAATAGACATAAAAGAAGGGAAATGTGTTCGTTTAAGGCAGGGCAGGATGGATCAACAAACAGTGTACAGCGAAAATCCGGTAGAAGTTGCTCTGCAATGGAAAGCCAGGGGTGCGCGATTTCTCCATGTGGTGGACCTGGACGGCGCATTCCAAGGGCATTCGCAAAACGAAGGTGTTATAAAGGAAATAGTAAAAAGGACAGGTATACCTGTTCAGGTGGGTGGCGGTATACGCTCTATGGAAAGGATAGCCTTTCTTTTGGAGGAGATTGGAGTGGCCAGGGTTATACTGGGCACAATAGCGATAGAGGATCCCGCATTGATTGAGCAGGCTGTGAAGCGTTTTGGGACATCTATAGCCATTGGCATAGATGCAAAAAATAATCGAGTAGTCACAAGAGGTTGGGTAAATGAAAGCGATGTAACGCCAGTAGAGCTGGGTAAAAAAGTTAAAGAGATGGGCGTGGAGACAGTAGTCTATACCGATGTGCTACGTGATGGGACGCTGGAGGGGCCAAATATATCATCTACTAGAGAGATGGTAGAAAAAACAGGCCTCAGTATAATAGCATCAGGTGGTGTAAGCTCTCTCGAACACATAGTTCAGCTTAAGTCAATCGGAGTGGCTGGTGTCATTGTAGGTAAGGCCCTGTACAGCGGCAATATAAACTTAAAACAAGCCTTAGAATTGGAGTAA
- a CDS encoding histidinol-phosphatase HisJ family protein — MDYHVHSTYSLDSHMSMEAACLQAIEAGLKEIAFTDHIDIDWPDKTIPPFDIRMLDSYFEDIEKMQNMFKGQLVIKKGIEIGLQPHILDECASIVNSYPFDFVIASVHLVGGVDPYWGVFYQGKTKEESYKEYYEEILKLIKSFNEFNVLGHLDYIKRYSPFPVEKTDHLLCTSLVDEILQTLISKGKGLEVNTSGYRHASEAPMPHPDIIARYRELGGRIITLGSDAHTPEHVAFKFETALQEIKRSGFDTLTSFTGMQPEFVAIT; from the coding sequence TTGGACTACCACGTTCACAGCACATATTCGTTAGATAGTCATATGTCTATGGAAGCAGCATGTTTGCAAGCAATTGAAGCCGGGCTCAAAGAAATAGCCTTTACGGATCACATAGACATAGACTGGCCAGACAAAACCATTCCTCCTTTTGATATTAGGATGCTAGATAGTTATTTTGAAGACATAGAAAAAATGCAGAATATGTTCAAAGGGCAACTGGTGATAAAAAAGGGAATAGAAATAGGCTTGCAGCCCCATATCCTTGATGAGTGTGCCAGTATAGTGAACTCTTACCCATTCGATTTTGTGATAGCGTCGGTTCATTTGGTGGGAGGCGTTGACCCTTACTGGGGGGTATTTTATCAGGGTAAAACAAAAGAAGAGAGCTATAAGGAATACTACGAGGAAATATTGAAGCTTATTAAGTCTTTCAACGAATTCAACGTTTTGGGGCATTTAGATTATATAAAAAGGTATTCGCCATTTCCCGTTGAGAAGACAGATCATCTTCTGTGTACTTCCTTAGTGGATGAGATATTACAAACCCTTATTTCCAAAGGTAAAGGGCTGGAAGTCAACACATCTGGCTACCGCCATGCATCAGAGGCACCTATGCCCCATCCTGATATAATTGCAAGATACAGGGAGTTGGGTGGTAGGATCATCACGCTCGGTTCAGATGCCCATACTCCCGAACATGTGGCATTCAAGTTTGAAACCGCTCTTCAAGAAATAAAGAGGTCAGGGTTTGACACCCTTACCTCTTTCACGGGCATGCAACCTGAATTTGTGGCCATAACATGA
- the hisC gene encoding histidinol-phosphate transaminase encodes MAEFLRDDIKDLKPYKVHNIPYKIKLDANESPYDLPDAIRQQLAKELMEGCGFNRYPDSDATALREAISRYCGVSPDEVMVGVGSDELIRVTISAFVGKGDVVLCPSPSFAMYGIFTRIAGGIPVDVPLDDNFNYDMDAFYKAIEQHKPKLVFVCSPNNPTGNVIDKADLMNLIKNFNGVVVVDEAYGEFCEESIVSQSVNYPNVLVLKTFSKAFGLAGLRIGYMIGNRRLVEEVYAVKPPYNINSFSQRVAQLVLENVDVFRIRIATIVNERERLYHRLSAVKGVEVYPSKANFLLIKVDDGEMVYKKLKEQGILVRNFPSDPRLKSHLRITVGIRQDNDTFVEALKCILEG; translated from the coding sequence ATGGCTGAATTTTTGCGTGATGATATTAAAGATTTAAAGCCATATAAGGTTCATAACATACCCTATAAAATAAAATTAGATGCTAATGAAAGTCCCTATGACCTGCCAGATGCTATAAGGCAACAGTTGGCAAAAGAACTGATGGAGGGGTGCGGATTTAACAGATACCCTGATTCAGATGCAACCGCCTTAAGGGAGGCCATTTCTCGATATTGTGGCGTATCACCAGATGAAGTCATGGTGGGAGTAGGGTCAGACGAATTAATAAGGGTTACAATAAGCGCCTTTGTAGGAAAGGGAGATGTGGTGCTGTGTCCCAGCCCATCATTTGCAATGTACGGAATATTTACCCGTATAGCGGGGGGTATCCCCGTAGATGTGCCGCTGGATGATAATTTTAATTATGATATGGATGCATTTTATAAAGCGATAGAACAGCACAAGCCAAAACTTGTGTTCGTATGCTCTCCCAATAATCCTACAGGCAACGTTATCGATAAGGCTGACCTTATGAACTTAATCAAAAATTTTAACGGCGTGGTAGTGGTGGATGAGGCCTATGGAGAATTCTGCGAAGAGTCGATTGTCAGCCAAAGCGTCAATTACCCTAATGTTTTGGTTCTTAAAACTTTTTCGAAGGCTTTTGGGCTTGCCGGCCTCCGCATAGGATATATGATAGGAAATCGAAGGCTAGTTGAAGAGGTATATGCTGTAAAACCTCCTTACAACATAAACAGCTTCTCACAGAGGGTTGCACAGCTCGTGCTTGAAAACGTCGACGTCTTTCGTATCAGGATTGCTACAATAGTGAATGAAAGGGAGCGATTGTACCACAGATTAAGCGCTGTAAAGGGAGTAGAGGTTTATCCTTCAAAGGCCAATTTTTTGCTGATAAAGGTTGATGATGGCGAAATGGTCTACAAAAAACTGAAAGAGCAAGGTATACTGGTTCGCAACTTCCCAAGCGACCCTAGACTAAAAAGTCATCTACGCATCACGGTAGGTATAAGGCAGGACAACGATACCTTTGTAGAAGCGCTAAAGTGCATATTGGAGGGATAA
- the hisIE gene encoding bifunctional phosphoribosyl-AMP cyclohydrolase/phosphoribosyl-ATP diphosphatase HisIE, whose translation MLMDEVKFNSDGLIPSIIQDKNTGEVLMLGYMNRQALQKSLETGITHFWSRTRRKLWMKGETSGHIQKIEEVFIDCDGDALLFKVEQVKAACHTGYKSCFYRCADKVSDEWVVKGERVFIPDEVYADAKKENEHKVNSMAEQPSSEMHKELFEKQNCPDTKASVLRELYDVIVDRKLHPREGSYTCYLFEKGIDKILKKVGEEASEVIIAAKNRVKSEVIYEVSDLMYHLLVLLVEQGITLDEIYDELKRRR comes from the coding sequence ATGTTGATGGATGAGGTGAAATTTAACAGCGATGGACTGATACCTTCCATTATTCAGGATAAAAATACGGGAGAAGTGCTGATGTTGGGCTATATGAACCGCCAGGCATTGCAAAAAAGCCTTGAAACCGGAATAACTCATTTTTGGAGCAGAACCCGTAGAAAATTGTGGATGAAAGGAGAAACTTCGGGCCACATTCAGAAAATAGAGGAGGTATTCATCGACTGCGACGGCGATGCTCTGTTATTTAAGGTAGAACAGGTTAAGGCTGCCTGCCATACCGGCTATAAGTCCTGTTTTTATCGGTGTGCTGATAAAGTCAGCGATGAATGGGTCGTAAAGGGGGAGAGGGTGTTTATTCCTGATGAAGTGTACGCTGATGCAAAAAAGGAAAATGAACATAAAGTGAATAGTATGGCTGAACAACCTTCTTCGGAAATGCATAAGGAATTATTTGAAAAACAAAATTGTCCTGATACGAAGGCCTCGGTATTGCGGGAATTGTATGACGTTATAGTGGACAGAAAACTGCATCCCAGAGAAGGGTCTTATACATGTTATCTATTTGAAAAAGGTATTGATAAAATTTTAAAAAAGGTAGGAGAGGAAGCATCTGAGGTGATTATTGCAGCAAAAAACAGGGTAAAATCTGAGGTTATATACGAAGTAAGTGACCTTATGTATCACCTCTTAGTTTTATTGGTTGAACAGGGGATAACTCTTGATGAAATATATGATGAATTGAAAAGGCGAAGATAG
- the hisZ gene encoding ATP phosphoribosyltransferase regulatory subunit produces MVGKLKLSLPEGVQDYLLDECYNKRRIEDKIRKFFYLSGYNEIETPVIEFFDVFAGVKPSIDQEQMFKLIDPEGRILVLRPDITMPIARVVGTKMTNNPLPLRLFYLGNVYRYGEFQGAKQREVAQAGIELLGVNGPEADAEVIAMAIQVFLDLGLDEFQIDVGQVEFFKGLIEEAGMPEQEVEEVRNLIDQKNMLALEMLLKSLPISEHIKDTIYRLPQLYGDSRILIEANKISRSPKCKDALENVYQVYGILRDYGFDRYVTFDLGMVQSFNFYTGIIFRGITKELGYPVCGGGRYDRLVSEFGRDLPATGFAVGIKRLLIALERQGKLEEIPPVDVLVVAESGQMGKAYEFMQQLKRKNKRVEMFLPTDDFASPLDYARERRIPKVVEFKDKEGMVEHEINLNI; encoded by the coding sequence ATGGTAGGCAAATTAAAATTGAGCCTTCCGGAAGGAGTGCAAGATTATCTTCTTGATGAGTGTTACAATAAGCGTAGAATAGAAGATAAGATCAGAAAATTTTTTTATCTGAGCGGATATAATGAGATAGAGACACCTGTAATTGAGTTTTTTGATGTATTTGCTGGTGTAAAGCCTTCTATTGATCAAGAGCAGATGTTTAAATTAATTGACCCAGAAGGCAGGATTCTTGTATTGCGTCCAGATATCACCATGCCCATTGCTAGAGTTGTCGGAACCAAAATGACAAACAATCCGCTTCCTCTGCGACTGTTCTATTTGGGGAATGTATATAGATATGGTGAATTTCAGGGAGCTAAACAACGTGAGGTGGCACAGGCGGGTATAGAACTTTTAGGCGTTAACGGTCCAGAAGCTGATGCAGAGGTAATAGCAATGGCTATACAAGTATTTCTGGATTTAGGGCTTGATGAGTTTCAAATCGATGTAGGTCAGGTGGAATTTTTTAAGGGATTAATCGAAGAAGCAGGAATGCCTGAACAAGAAGTTGAAGAAGTCCGAAATCTAATTGACCAGAAAAACATGCTAGCACTTGAGATGCTTCTTAAGAGCTTACCCATTTCGGAGCATATCAAAGATACCATATATCGGCTGCCACAACTTTATGGAGATAGTCGAATTTTAATAGAGGCCAATAAAATCTCTCGAAGCCCGAAATGCAAGGACGCTCTTGAAAACGTATATCAAGTATATGGGATTTTAAGAGACTATGGGTTTGACCGTTATGTCACTTTTGACTTGGGAATGGTTCAGAGCTTTAACTTTTACACCGGTATCATATTCAGGGGAATCACAAAGGAGCTTGGCTATCCAGTGTGTGGTGGCGGCCGGTATGACAGGCTGGTATCAGAATTTGGGCGCGACCTGCCGGCTACAGGGTTTGCAGTGGGGATAAAGCGCCTTCTCATAGCTCTGGAAAGGCAGGGCAAATTGGAGGAGATACCACCCGTAGATGTACTGGTGGTGGCTGAAAGTGGACAGATGGGTAAAGCGTACGAATTCATGCAACAGCTCAAAAGAAAAAACAAGAGGGTGGAGATGTTTTTGCCCACAGATGACTTCGCAAGCCCTCTGGATTATGCGAGAGAAAGGCGTATTCCCAAAGTGGTAGAGTTTAAAGATAAAGAGGGGATGGTTGAGCACGAAATCAATCTTAATATATAA
- the hisG gene encoding ATP phosphoribosyltransferase: MSLITIALAKGRLMEEAVDVLEAAGVDCGELKEPSRKLIFFTPDQQIRMILVKPSDVPTYVEYGIADMGIVGKDTLLEEGRSLYEMLDLRFGQCRLVVAGFPEKQDMWITRSHTRVATKYPNIARNYFARKGKNVEIIKLNGSVELGPLTGLSDVIVDIVESGRTLKENGLVILEEICSISARLVVNRVSLKTKHTEIKPLIDNIQMVVEELQNDKIN; the protein is encoded by the coding sequence ATTTCGTTGATAACTATAGCTCTTGCCAAAGGAAGGCTCATGGAGGAAGCTGTGGACGTTCTAGAAGCTGCGGGAGTTGACTGCGGCGAGCTTAAAGAGCCGTCAAGAAAACTGATCTTTTTTACCCCTGACCAGCAGATTCGCATGATACTGGTCAAACCCAGCGATGTTCCAACGTATGTGGAATACGGCATAGCTGATATGGGCATTGTAGGAAAGGATACATTGCTGGAGGAAGGTCGTTCTCTGTATGAAATGCTGGATTTGAGGTTTGGCCAGTGCAGGCTGGTGGTGGCCGGTTTTCCAGAAAAACAGGATATGTGGATCACACGCTCTCATACCCGTGTCGCTACAAAATACCCCAATATAGCGCGCAACTATTTTGCCCGCAAAGGCAAGAACGTGGAGATTATAAAGCTTAACGGGTCGGTAGAGTTAGGCCCATTGACGGGATTGTCAGATGTAATTGTGGACATAGTGGAGAGCGGCAGGACCCTTAAGGAGAACGGGCTCGTCATACTGGAAGAGATATGCAGTATAAGCGCTAGATTGGTGGTCAACCGTGTCAGCTTAAAGACAAAGCACACAGAGATAAAGCCCCTTATTGATAATATTCAGATGGTAGTGGAGGAACTTCAAAATGATAAGATTAATTGA